Part of the Nostoc sp. ATCC 53789 genome, CGATTGTTGGGAAAAACGCCAACAGGTTTCTCTGCGTATTCAAAATGAGCTACCAAAAGTAAAGGATAAAGCATCAAATAATTTTGATTTACTTTTGGAGGCTATACATTAACTCCTGCTTTGTCAAAAACTGATGTTTCGCTTAAAAACTAGACTTGAAAAAATGGTCATATCGTACTGGTCAATGCATTGAAGAAGACACTAAAAGATTTGTTAGAGTAAATCAGATGCTAGATTCACGACGACCGCTTTTAATGGGTTGGGGAGGTGAAGTAGGACGTTCATTCTATTGGTATAAAGATGATAAGAGTGATACTACATCAAGCTTAATTACCCCTAATGAAATATTGAATCGAATGAGTATGCCTGAAACTCCTTATCTATTAGATCGAGCTTCAAAATGGCTTGAAAGTTTACCAATAAAAAACAATTTTCTAACTCTAGACCTTCTTTATCTAGAACAGCGACTAGCATGTTGGGCTGGCCCATCGCTCTACGGACATGTATATAATCGGTTTCGCTTATACCCCTTTACTCACAGAAGAATTATCGAAATTATGTTGAGCTTACCACCTGACTATAAACGTACTGAAACATTGGCAACAGATATAATTAAAAGCCAATGGTCTGAATTGCTCGATTTTCCATTTAACAAACCTTTAGGTATAAAAAAAATTTTTTATTTTGCTCATAAAGATTTTCAATTGGCTAAGTCAAATATAAAAAATTAATCAAGAAATCTGATTAAATACTCTCAATTACAATCTATAAATAACAATGCCAAAAACAATTCTAGTAATTAGCCCAGACCTACCCTATCCTCATAACCAAGGAAATAAACGCGATATTTGGGGTCATATTAACTTCTTTCATAGTGCGGGTTGGCGAGTAGTTTTAATAGTATGTGGATGGACAACAGAATCAGATTTAAAAACATTTAATAATCAAGTACCTATAGATATTACTTGCCATGCTGTTCAACGAAGAGTTGATTATTGGGCATTGAAAGAACACCCACAAACCATATCAATACTGCAAAATCTAATTGACTTACACCGACCTCAAGTAGTTTGGTGTGAGTATGCTCACTTTTCCTCGCTAGTCACTGCACTAAATATAAATGGAGCAAAGCTTTGGTTTCGCCCACATAATTTTGAATTACCTCATCTGATTGATAAGACTCTGGCAAGCAGACCTTGGTTGACTTGGCAAAGTTATAGCTTTCCAAAAAGAGCTTTGTCATGGTCTATAGAACTGTGTTTGAACCTTGTTCAAAGGTTCTATAAGGAACAGCTTATGCACCGTATTGCAGATCGTCTTTTTTTCATTTCTTACAGCGATCTACGCTTTATGTCCAAATTTTACAAAGACTCTGTTAGTAAAGATTGGGTTCTACCCTTTGTAGACTGTGAAACAATTCCTATCAAAGAATATAAAGCTCCACTAGATGTGGTCTATGTAGGTGTACACGCTGAAGATAACGAACCAACTATTAGGGGTTCCCATAAACTTATAAATGAAATTATTCCTGCTGTAGAAGCAACAATGCCTGGTGCTTTTCGATTCCATATAGTAGGACGGGGCAGCTATGAAATGTTTAGCAAACATGCTTCAAAAACTCTCTTTATTCACGATTATGTCGAAAACTTGCAGGCTTTCATGCAAGATATGGATATTGTCTGTATTCCAGTCGAGATTGGATGGGGCTGTAAAATTAAAATGATCGAGGCATTGGCTTCTGGCTTGCCTGTGGTAGGTAGTCAGCAAACCTTTCGTGGTGTTGAGCCATTACAAGGAGCTTACTACGTTTGTCGCACAATTCAAGATTATGTAGAAGCATTGAAGCTACTGCAAGATTCAGATATACGCAGACATACAGCTTTAGCAGGAAAAGCCGCTTACAAAACTTGGCTGAATGAAGGACATCTTATTTTGTACGCAGCCTTGGAGGAGTTAGAAACTAGGACTTCAACTTTATCTGGAGAGAGTGAAGTTGGTATTGGCATCACTACAATTTGTAAAAAATAAAGTTTACTCATTTTGATTTATATCAACAAATATGCGTATTGGATTTGCTACGACAGAATATGTCACTGAAAAAAATTTTAGTGGTGGTTTAGCTAACTATCTACATCGAGTTGCAAAGGCATTAGTGTCTTTAGGACATGAGGTTCATATTGTAGTCCTCTCAGAAATCGATCGATCTAGATTTGAATACGAAGGTATTCAGATTCATCGCCTAACTTTAGGAGAAATACAACAAATATTAGATACAATAAGTCGATATAGTATATGTCAAACATCACAATGTTTGGACTTTAGCTTTCAGGTTTATCGCAAACTTTTAAAATTACACAAACAGCAACCTTTCGATATTGTTCAATTCCCAGACTGGAATGCTTGTGGTGTAGTTTCAAGTCTTCTTTTGCCTATTCCACAGGTAACACGTATTTCTGCATATCGACCAGTATGGATGAAAATGTGTGGAGGTTCACGCGATCGCGATGAGCAAATTATAGAGTGGTTAGAGTGGCTTCAGATGCGCCTGATCAAACATATCTATGCACCAAGTTATACTCTTAAGCGTTTATTGGCTGAAGAAGCCAAAATAACTCATGTTCAGGTCATTCGCACACCTTTTTATTTAGAAACATCAGATTGGGATTCATCTGTCTTCAATGAATACTTACAAGGCAAAAAATATCTGCTATTCTTCGGTCGTTTTCAACTTCATAAAGGATTTCATATATTAGCTCAAGCACTACCTGAAGTATTTAGGAAACATCCAGATTGTCATGCTGCCTTTGTAGGACTGGATCTATCATCTTCTCTTGCACCTTCCATGAAAGAGTATGCTCTCTCACTCTGTAGTCAGTATACAGACCGCCTCATCTTTATCGATCAGATACCCCATACCCAGTTATACCCTGTTATCGCTGGCGCTAAACTTGTTGTCTTACCCTCTTTAATTGACAACTTACCTAATGCTTGTTTAGAAGCTATGGCATTGGGTAAACCTATTATTGGAACAATTGGTGCTAGTTTTGAGGAACTGCTGACCGAAGGAGAAACAGGCTTTCTTGTACCTGTGGGTGAAGTAAATGCACTAGCTACCAAAATAAATGAAGTGTGGTTGCACTCTAGTTTAAATGAAATTGGTCAAGCAGCAAAGAAGAAGGTTCAAGAATTTGGTATGGAAAATACAGTGAAAGAACTCCTAATTTATTATGACAGGATTATTAGAACTATTAGATATACTTAAATTTTATGAGTTAATAATAAATTCTAATGTTGCAGTTATAATGCCAACCTAAAATGCTAAAGCTTTTAAGAAGAAAAAGACTGTTGATATAAGTTAATTTGTAAATTGCATATTCTTGAATCGTTCAAAAACACCAAAGGCACTCATAAAAATATGAATATTTACGGCATGTGTTTAGTCAAAAATGAAGATGATATTATTATACAAACTCTTAAATCTGCTACTAAATGGTGTGATTATATATATGTCTATGATAATGGCAGCACTGATAAAACTTGGGAGAAAGTATTGGAACTTTCCCAAATATATAAGCAAATTATTCCTTATAAACAGGAAAACGATCCTTTTAGTGATGATCTACGAAGCGAGATTTTTAATAATTATCGGATAAATAGTTCTGAAGAAGATTGGTGGTGTCGATTAGATGCTGATGAAATTTACATAGATGATCCTCGAATATTCCTAGCCAAAGTGCCCCAAGAATATATTTTAGTTGTCAACGCTAGCTTTGAATATTACTTCACAGATAAAGATTTAAAGCTTTACAATCAGAATCCCTCTTCGTATGCAGATTATGTACCAGTGGAGCAAAAATGTCGCTACTACATCAATAACTGGTCAGAACTGCGCTTTATCAGATACAGAAAAGATTGGATTTGGGGTGAAAATGATGGGGGCTGGCCATCAGCTGTATGGCAAAATCCTATCTATCCAGTTAGGATATGGCTGAAGCATTATCAATATCGTTCTCCACAGCAAATTCAAAAGAGGATAGAAACTCGTCGTGAAGCTATAGTCAATAGATCGGGATTCTGTCACGAAGCACAAGCTAATTGGAAAGGATTAGTTTTTGACCAATCTAATTTAGTATCTGATTTTGAGCAACTTAATATTCAAGATATTCCAAATGATTGGACAGAGAGAATAGTTGAAGCTTCAAAATTACACTATGATACTCATGATAGAAAGTTTGTTGTGTGTGAAAATTTAATGCCTAAAATAGAAAAACAACAATTTATAATTAATAAACCTCGTTTTGAGTTACAAACAAAGCTTTTGAATACATTTCATTTTGTCAATGATAAAATAAAAAAAAGATTTTAAACAATAGTTATTAAGTAGTATTAATGACAAATTTGTAACAAAAAACCATGAAAAATATCTATATATATTCATTGAAGCAGCATTTTCAAGCTAGGTGCATGAATATTTATCTTTAGGGAAAACCCAAAATCGCTTGAGTATATAGAAAAAATATTTTCACCTATTCTTATTTACTGAAGTGCAAAAACTGCAAAAACATAGTTATTCAAGATAGTCCAGACTACATCATTTATCGCATTCCTTAATCTAAGGAAAATTACATG contains:
- a CDS encoding glycosyltransferase family 4 protein, which translates into the protein MRIGFATTEYVTEKNFSGGLANYLHRVAKALVSLGHEVHIVVLSEIDRSRFEYEGIQIHRLTLGEIQQILDTISRYSICQTSQCLDFSFQVYRKLLKLHKQQPFDIVQFPDWNACGVVSSLLLPIPQVTRISAYRPVWMKMCGGSRDRDEQIIEWLEWLQMRLIKHIYAPSYTLKRLLAEEAKITHVQVIRTPFYLETSDWDSSVFNEYLQGKKYLLFFGRFQLHKGFHILAQALPEVFRKHPDCHAAFVGLDLSSSLAPSMKEYALSLCSQYTDRLIFIDQIPHTQLYPVIAGAKLVVLPSLIDNLPNACLEAMALGKPIIGTIGASFEELLTEGETGFLVPVGEVNALATKINEVWLHSSLNEIGQAAKKKVQEFGMENTVKELLIYYDRIIRTIRYT
- a CDS encoding glycosyltransferase family 4 protein — protein: MPKTILVISPDLPYPHNQGNKRDIWGHINFFHSAGWRVVLIVCGWTTESDLKTFNNQVPIDITCHAVQRRVDYWALKEHPQTISILQNLIDLHRPQVVWCEYAHFSSLVTALNINGAKLWFRPHNFELPHLIDKTLASRPWLTWQSYSFPKRALSWSIELCLNLVQRFYKEQLMHRIADRLFFISYSDLRFMSKFYKDSVSKDWVLPFVDCETIPIKEYKAPLDVVYVGVHAEDNEPTIRGSHKLINEIIPAVEATMPGAFRFHIVGRGSYEMFSKHASKTLFIHDYVENLQAFMQDMDIVCIPVEIGWGCKIKMIEALASGLPVVGSQQTFRGVEPLQGAYYVCRTIQDYVEALKLLQDSDIRRHTALAGKAAYKTWLNEGHLILYAALEELETRTSTLSGESEVGIGITTICKK
- a CDS encoding glycosyltransferase family 2 protein — encoded protein: MNIYGMCLVKNEDDIIIQTLKSATKWCDYIYVYDNGSTDKTWEKVLELSQIYKQIIPYKQENDPFSDDLRSEIFNNYRINSSEEDWWCRLDADEIYIDDPRIFLAKVPQEYILVVNASFEYYFTDKDLKLYNQNPSSYADYVPVEQKCRYYINNWSELRFIRYRKDWIWGENDGGWPSAVWQNPIYPVRIWLKHYQYRSPQQIQKRIETRREAIVNRSGFCHEAQANWKGLVFDQSNLVSDFEQLNIQDIPNDWTERIVEASKLHYDTHDRKFVVCENLMPKIEKQQFIINKPRFELQTKLLNTFHFVNDKIKKRF